The Leadbettera azotonutricia ZAS-9 genome has a window encoding:
- a CDS encoding tetratricopeptide repeat protein, translated as MLTSNKIIFLSVPESLKEEMQHLPHHHDEDEEEDHAGHIHNSFDVDTSIPLPVELENGAETLDPETLSWEMILSGMMKIVAAEEPYPGVEPQWIGYYRRFVLAVKPEIYNELTSAAIVKAENSDFDMALEILGLLEGLFPGAPGILLNKALMLEEQAEALEKTGNEAAAEVGEKALAAYEKVLMQEPPLPDALFNAGFFFIRHKDYGRARSCFNDYLPIADNEEKKEQAEALAKDIENRGLDDESFREAVELIRSGEDQEGLLTIKDFIENHPTVWNGWFVLGWALRKLERWEDSLESFRKAVEFGGDSGDVRNEMAICLIELGDLENARKELEAALKEEPENVKIISNLGVVALKNGNDDEAAAFFRTVLELDPNDPVANGYMDNRK; from the coding sequence ATGCTCACCAGCAACAAAATTATTTTTTTATCAGTCCCAGAGTCCCTTAAAGAAGAAATGCAGCACCTTCCCCATCATCACGATGAGGACGAGGAAGAAGATCATGCAGGTCATATCCATAACAGTTTTGATGTGGATACTTCCATCCCCCTCCCCGTCGAGCTCGAAAATGGCGCAGAGACCCTGGACCCTGAAACCCTTAGCTGGGAGATGATACTCTCGGGGATGATGAAGATAGTTGCCGCCGAAGAACCCTACCCCGGCGTTGAACCCCAATGGATAGGCTACTATCGCCGTTTTGTCCTTGCGGTGAAACCGGAAATCTACAACGAGCTAACCAGCGCCGCCATCGTTAAGGCCGAGAACTCTGATTTCGACATGGCACTGGAAATCCTCGGCCTTCTTGAGGGCCTCTTCCCCGGCGCCCCCGGCATACTCCTCAACAAAGCCCTCATGCTCGAAGAGCAAGCGGAAGCCCTGGAAAAAACCGGCAATGAAGCGGCTGCAGAAGTTGGCGAAAAAGCCCTGGCAGCTTATGAAAAAGTCCTGATGCAGGAGCCCCCCCTTCCCGATGCCCTGTTCAATGCGGGCTTCTTTTTCATACGCCACAAGGATTATGGCAGGGCGCGATCCTGCTTCAACGACTATCTTCCCATAGCCGACAACGAAGAAAAAAAAGAGCAGGCCGAAGCCCTTGCAAAGGACATAGAAAACCGCGGCCTTGACGACGAAAGTTTCAGGGAAGCAGTGGAACTCATAAGGTCAGGCGAGGATCAGGAAGGACTCCTGACTATAAAAGATTTTATCGAAAACCACCCCACAGTCTGGAACGGCTGGTTCGTCCTTGGCTGGGCCCTCCGCAAACTTGAACGCTGGGAAGACAGCCTTGAATCCTTCAGGAAGGCAGTAGAGTTCGGCGGGGACTCGGGGGATGTCCGGAACGAAATGGCCATCTGCCTCATCGAACTTGGGGACCTGGAAAACGCGCGGAAAGAGCTGGAAGCTGCCTTGAAAGAAGAACCCGAGAACGTGAAGATCATCTCGAACCTGGGCGTGGTTGCCCTCAAGAACGGCAATGATGACGAGGCCGCTGCATTCTTCAGAACCGTGCTCGAACTTGACCCGAATGATCCGGTAGCGAATGGCTATATGGACAATCGGAAATAA
- the lon gene encoding endopeptidase La, with product MAEQSVVPIDQLLPNKLPLVALMGRPIFPGIFTPIMIGNPADVKVVDAAVSGDGLIGLVMLLNESDNPSITDLYKVGTAAKIVKKINLPDGGVNIFISTLKRFQVKKALHPTSPIVAAVEYMEDVEDETAEVKALTRALISEMKQISENNPLFSEEMRLNMINIDHPGKIADFIASILNIDKAEQQKILEILNVRKRMEQVLIFIKKEQELLRIQKKIQKEINEKIEKSQREYFLKEELKAIKSELGMATDAKSSEYQRFKEKIDAFKFEGEIKEAVEQELEKFSLMDPNSGEFIVTRNYLDMISSLPWNDPAPESFDLKKAEKILEEDHYGLKDVKSRIVEYLAVRKLRNAAAGSKGPAGSIICLVGPPGVGKTSVGKSIARSLGKQFFRFSVGGMRDEAEIKGHRRTYIGAMPGKIIQGLKIVKTKDPVFMIDEIDKMGQSYQGDPASALLEVLDPEQNNSFRDHYLDLPFDISHIFFIITANTLDTIPVPLIDRMEIIQLPGYIDREKLEIAKRYLVPKSLEKSGLKKNQVKYTQDSLLHIANGYAREAGVRNFEKNLDKIHRKLAKQIVEAEESGMEGDKKFAIEKKLIEKHLGKPIFPEGDVKKADRPGMSVGLAWTSMGGDTLVIEATSVPGKEGFTLTGMMGDTMKESAAIAMTLARKLAIERYSLDASWFEKNHVHLHIPEGATPKDGPSAGITMATALLSLMRGKTIVDRLVMTGELSLTGQVLPIGGLKEKTIAAQRNKARHIIIPKQNMRDLDDIPDHVKKGIEFHPVERFDEVLALALPD from the coding sequence ATGGCAGAACAGAGCGTAGTACCTATAGATCAATTGCTCCCCAATAAATTGCCCCTGGTGGCCCTCATGGGGAGGCCCATTTTTCCCGGTATTTTTACCCCTATCATGATAGGGAACCCTGCGGACGTGAAGGTCGTGGACGCGGCGGTGTCCGGGGATGGGCTCATCGGCCTGGTGATGCTCCTGAATGAGAGCGACAACCCTTCCATCACTGACCTTTACAAGGTGGGTACGGCGGCCAAAATCGTCAAGAAAATCAACCTTCCTGACGGGGGGGTGAACATCTTCATTTCTACCCTCAAGCGCTTCCAGGTCAAGAAGGCCCTGCACCCCACAAGCCCTATTGTTGCAGCGGTGGAATACATGGAGGATGTGGAGGACGAAACTGCCGAGGTAAAAGCCCTTACCAGGGCTCTCATCAGCGAGATGAAGCAAATCTCGGAGAACAACCCTCTCTTTTCCGAGGAGATGCGTCTCAACATGATCAACATCGATCATCCCGGAAAAATCGCGGACTTCATCGCCAGCATACTCAACATCGACAAGGCCGAGCAGCAGAAGATCCTGGAGATTCTCAATGTGCGGAAGCGCATGGAACAGGTGCTGATCTTTATCAAGAAGGAGCAGGAACTCCTGCGGATCCAGAAAAAGATCCAGAAAGAGATCAACGAGAAGATCGAAAAGTCCCAGCGGGAGTACTTCCTCAAAGAGGAACTCAAGGCCATCAAGTCCGAGCTGGGCATGGCCACCGACGCCAAGAGCAGCGAGTATCAGCGTTTTAAGGAGAAGATCGACGCCTTCAAATTCGAAGGGGAAATAAAAGAGGCGGTGGAACAGGAGCTGGAAAAATTCAGCCTCATGGATCCCAACTCCGGTGAATTCATTGTTACCCGCAATTACCTTGATATGATTTCAAGCCTCCCCTGGAACGATCCTGCGCCGGAAAGTTTCGATCTCAAAAAAGCAGAGAAGATACTCGAAGAGGATCACTACGGTCTCAAGGACGTGAAGAGCCGCATCGTGGAATACCTGGCGGTACGCAAGCTCCGCAATGCCGCGGCGGGTTCCAAAGGCCCTGCGGGTTCCATCATCTGCCTCGTGGGCCCTCCGGGGGTTGGCAAAACTTCCGTGGGCAAGTCCATTGCGCGGAGCCTGGGCAAACAGTTTTTCCGTTTTTCCGTGGGTGGCATGAGGGACGAGGCGGAGATCAAGGGCCACAGGCGCACCTACATCGGCGCCATGCCCGGCAAGATCATTCAGGGCCTTAAAATCGTCAAAACAAAAGATCCGGTCTTTATGATCGACGAGATAGACAAGATGGGCCAGAGCTACCAGGGCGATCCTGCGTCGGCCCTCCTTGAGGTGCTTGATCCCGAGCAGAACAACAGCTTCAGGGATCATTACCTGGATCTGCCTTTTGACATTTCCCATATCTTTTTCATTATAACCGCCAACACTCTGGATACTATCCCCGTTCCCCTTATCGACCGTATGGAGATAATACAGCTCCCGGGCTATATCGACAGGGAGAAGCTTGAAATCGCAAAACGCTACCTTGTTCCCAAGAGCCTCGAAAAAAGCGGCCTCAAGAAGAACCAGGTGAAGTATACCCAGGACAGCCTTCTCCACATTGCCAACGGCTATGCCCGTGAAGCGGGGGTGCGCAATTTCGAAAAGAACCTGGACAAGATCCACCGCAAGCTTGCCAAGCAGATTGTGGAAGCCGAAGAGTCGGGCATGGAAGGGGACAAAAAATTCGCCATCGAAAAGAAGCTTATCGAAAAGCACCTGGGCAAGCCCATCTTCCCCGAAGGCGATGTGAAGAAAGCGGACCGCCCCGGCATGTCCGTCGGCCTCGCATGGACCAGCATGGGTGGCGATACCCTGGTAATCGAAGCCACTTCAGTGCCCGGCAAAGAGGGCTTTACCCTTACGGGCATGATGGGCGACACCATGAAGGAAAGCGCCGCCATCGCCATGACCCTGGCCCGCAAGCTTGCCATTGAACGCTACAGCCTTGACGCCTCATGGTTTGAAAAGAACCATGTCCATCTCCACATCCCCGAAGGCGCCACCCCCAAAGACGGCCCCTCCGCAGGCATCACCATGGCAACAGCCCTCCTCTCCTTGATGAGGGGCAAGACCATCGTGGACAGGCTCGTCATGACCGGCGAGCTGAGCCTCACAGGCCAGGTACTGCCCATAGGCGGCCTCAAGGAGAAAACCATAGCGGCCCAGCGCAACAAGGCCAGGCACATCATCATCCCCAAGCAGAATATGCGGGACCTTGACGATATCCCCGACCATGTGAAGAAGGGCATCGAGTTCCACCCTGTTGAGCGCTTCGACGAAGTGCTGGCCCTGGCTTTGCCGGATTGA
- a CDS encoding PilZN3 domain-containing protein: MGVVTSQKITVYYDRFKTIDVTFTKEIIQVTSLITNQVFLKCGSDFWPCVIYSSSFQGAKIVANIKSGILHKLEQANQMASLRFSFKNPDTGSPVTFFINTKSLGYSAYGGSADVALFNLQFTQRPPDDLIEIMGRILDANVNSAKRREERITITPDSARRLNIFSKESAVFIQGVPRRCILRDISFSGAKLIMMGVAKFLVEKDAALRMDFDDPRESFLIKGKFLRAEVVEGRKDLVALVVLFDETIVPMGYKIRVNDFLSQVRADTRGLDDGSAQQEKKTPAKASAKSEAAKAPLPDAAPEKADEKPEAAAPAEKPAAPADKPAADTPGDFDLDLPSS, encoded by the coding sequence ATGGGTGTTGTTACCAGCCAAAAAATAACGGTCTATTATGACCGTTTTAAAACCATAGATGTCACCTTCACAAAAGAAATCATCCAGGTAACAAGTCTCATAACCAACCAGGTGTTCCTTAAATGCGGGAGCGATTTTTGGCCCTGCGTCATATATTCGTCCTCCTTCCAGGGAGCCAAAATCGTAGCCAACATCAAGTCGGGCATACTCCATAAGCTGGAACAGGCAAACCAAATGGCGAGCTTGAGGTTCAGCTTTAAAAACCCCGATACCGGCAGCCCTGTCACCTTTTTCATCAACACCAAATCGCTGGGCTATTCGGCCTACGGCGGCTCTGCGGATGTTGCCCTCTTTAACCTCCAGTTCACCCAGCGCCCCCCCGACGACCTCATCGAGATCATGGGCCGCATATTGGATGCCAATGTCAATTCCGCAAAAAGGCGGGAAGAGCGTATCACCATCACGCCTGATTCTGCCCGGCGGCTCAATATCTTTTCCAAGGAAAGCGCGGTCTTTATCCAGGGCGTGCCCCGCCGTTGCATATTGCGGGATATTTCCTTTTCCGGGGCCAAGCTTATCATGATGGGGGTGGCAAAATTCCTGGTGGAAAAAGACGCAGCCCTGAGGATGGACTTTGACGATCCACGGGAAAGTTTTCTGATTAAAGGAAAATTCCTGCGCGCTGAAGTTGTCGAAGGCCGCAAGGACCTGGTAGCCCTGGTGGTGCTTTTTGACGAGACCATAGTCCCCATGGGCTACAAGATCCGCGTCAACGACTTCCTCTCCCAGGTACGCGCAGACACAAGGGGTCTGGACGACGGTTCGGCCCAGCAGGAAAAGAAAACTCCTGCAAAGGCAAGCGCCAAGAGCGAAGCCGCAAAGGCGCCATTGCCGGATGCGGCCCCTGAGAAAGCTGATGAAAAACCCGAGGCAGCAGCCCCAGCTGAAAAACCCGCAGCACCTGCTGATAAACCTGCCGCGGATACCCCCGGCGATTTCGATCTCGATCTGCCAAGCAGTTAG